The Virgibacillus dokdonensis genome includes a window with the following:
- a CDS encoding SulP family inorganic anion transporter — protein sequence MIAGLTVGIVAIPLGMAFAIASGVKPEYGLYTTIFAGLFVALFGGSRFQIAGPTGAFIPILLAIVLEYGYEKLLVAGFLAGFILLLMGILKFGKLIQFIPRSVTIGFTSGIAVIIFSGQIGNFLGLEELDKKQYFHENMMQIIDNIAFINWYSVCTAFIGLFAIIFIPKILPKVPILLVALILPTAVAMLLYPSEVATIGTSFGGIPQSLPSFRMPEITWGTIAELWQPAFVIAMLGGIESLLSAVVSDGMTGTKHNSNRELVGQGIANMVTPMFGGIPATGAIARTATNIKSGAISPFSGIFQSVFVLLILLLFAPFASNIPLASMAPILMIVAYNMSEYKSFIHILKLKTGDSLVLVVTFLLTVFVNLTTAVQIGLLLAMVSFIKRMSEVLQVEKVIPDKVKDTTHGNHLDTLSSTCPKLSFYTVGGALFFGAADKFESIITRCINQRPTVLILKMKHVSILDATGAANLDSLVTDFKNMGGTIIISEANSDVTAMLKASGLLYKIGEHHIFHRSEEAVNYGLQLIEVSKCSICSKENRTSCKAFKQNNNVSLSSSEQ from the coding sequence ATGATTGCAGGTTTAACAGTAGGGATTGTAGCCATTCCACTTGGGATGGCGTTTGCTATTGCCTCTGGTGTTAAACCTGAGTATGGGTTATACACAACCATTTTTGCAGGGCTTTTCGTAGCTTTATTTGGAGGTTCCAGATTTCAAATTGCTGGTCCAACGGGAGCATTTATTCCAATATTACTTGCTATTGTATTAGAGTACGGCTATGAAAAGTTATTAGTTGCCGGATTTTTGGCTGGATTTATACTTTTGTTAATGGGGATATTAAAATTTGGGAAATTGATTCAATTCATTCCTAGATCAGTAACTATCGGATTTACATCGGGAATTGCTGTTATTATATTTAGTGGTCAAATTGGTAATTTTCTCGGTCTTGAGGAACTTGACAAAAAGCAATATTTTCATGAGAATATGATGCAAATTATAGATAATATTGCTTTTATTAATTGGTATAGCGTATGTACAGCATTTATAGGTCTTTTCGCCATCATCTTTATCCCAAAGATTCTTCCAAAGGTTCCTATTCTACTTGTTGCATTAATTTTACCAACTGCTGTCGCCATGCTGCTATATCCTTCTGAAGTAGCAACCATTGGTACATCCTTTGGTGGTATCCCTCAATCTTTACCTAGCTTTCGAATGCCAGAAATAACTTGGGGAACTATTGCTGAGCTTTGGCAACCTGCTTTTGTGATTGCAATGCTTGGAGGAATAGAATCACTATTATCTGCGGTTGTATCTGATGGAATGACAGGGACAAAGCATAACTCCAATCGAGAATTAGTTGGCCAAGGAATTGCTAATATGGTCACTCCCATGTTTGGCGGAATCCCAGCAACAGGTGCTATAGCTAGAACAGCTACGAATATTAAAAGTGGAGCAATTAGTCCGTTCTCAGGAATATTTCAAAGTGTTTTTGTCTTATTAATTCTATTGTTATTTGCACCATTTGCATCGAACATACCTCTAGCAAGTATGGCGCCTATTTTAATGATCGTCGCCTATAATATGAGTGAATATAAATCGTTTATACATATACTTAAATTAAAAACAGGCGATTCACTTGTACTAGTAGTTACTTTTCTATTAACTGTATTTGTTAATCTTACGACAGCTGTACAAATTGGTCTATTACTTGCAATGGTTTCGTTCATAAAGCGGATGAGCGAAGTGTTGCAAGTAGAAAAAGTTATTCCTGATAAAGTCAAAGACACAACACATGGTAATCATTTGGACACGTTAAGCTCCACATGCCCCAAACTTTCATTTTATACTGTTGGTGGAGCGTTATTCTTTGGTGCTGCAGACAAGTTTGAATCTATCATTACACGGTGCATCAATCAGCGTCCAACGGTACTAATTTTAAAAATGAAGCATGTTTCTATTTTAGATGCCACAGGCGCAGCTAATTTAGACTCTCTAGTTACCGATTTTAAAAATATGGGTGGAACAATTATTATCTCAGAAGCAAATTCAGATGTAACGGCTATGCTAAAGGCAAGTGGTCTTTTGTATAAAATTGGGGAACATCATATCTTTCATCGTTCAGAAGAAGCAGTTAATTATGGACTACAACTCATTGAAGTTAGCAAGTGTTCTATATGCTCTAAAGAAAATAGAACCTCATGTAAAGCTTTTAAACAAAATAATAATGTATCTCTTTCATCATCAGAACAATAA
- a CDS encoding cold-shock protein produces the protein MENGVVKWFNAEKGYGFIQQEEGNDVFVHYSAIQEEGFKTLEEGQEVSFDIVEGERGPQAANVVKK, from the coding sequence ATGGAAAACGGAGTAGTAAAATGGTTTAACGCTGAAAAAGGATATGGATTTATTCAGCAAGAAGAAGGAAACGATGTCTTTGTACATTACTCAGCAATTCAAGAAGAAGGTTTTAAAACACTTGAAGAAGGCCAAGAAGTTTCTTTTGATATCGTTGAAGGTGAACGCGGACCACAAGCAGCTAATGTTGTAAAAAAATAA